A region of Thioalbus denitrificans DNA encodes the following proteins:
- a CDS encoding YfdX family protein gives MSSLPRFIAILLLLGGLGATSLGVAAAAQDSPPTPVLPGTRALVASALEKVAEAEHGVQAAKDDQKALSRVVESLSWARDLIALARMDQPTGEARALLRYLQLKLKIEDNREALVDLLPLERALERLGNDPGLPHARELLQNAKRALETPDHALALKTLEELDRTLVRDWIDLPLDAAADSIRQALDQIMTRQQPPAADLLPAAEKSLLQLLAGTAS, from the coding sequence ATGTCCAGCCTGCCCCGCTTCATCGCCATCCTGCTGTTGCTGGGAGGACTCGGCGCCACCAGCCTCGGCGTCGCCGCGGCGGCGCAGGATTCGCCCCCGACCCCCGTCCTGCCGGGCACCCGCGCGCTGGTGGCATCCGCGCTGGAGAAGGTTGCCGAGGCCGAGCATGGTGTCCAGGCGGCGAAGGATGATCAGAAGGCGCTCTCCCGGGTGGTGGAGTCGCTGTCATGGGCCCGGGATCTGATCGCCCTTGCCCGCATGGATCAGCCCACCGGTGAGGCGCGCGCCCTGCTCCGTTATCTGCAGCTGAAACTGAAAATCGAGGACAACCGCGAGGCGCTGGTCGACCTGCTGCCCCTGGAGCGGGCACTGGAACGGCTCGGGAATGATCCCGGCCTGCCACATGCCCGTGAACTGCTGCAGAACGCCAAGCGCGCCCTGGAGACCCCCGACCATGCCCTGGCGCTGAAAACGCTGGAGGAGCTGGACCGGACGCTGGTGCGGGACTGGATCGATCTGCCCCTCGATGCCGCCGCGGACAGTATCAGGCAGGCCCTGGATCAGATCATGACCCGGCAGCAGCCGCCCGCAGCCGATCTGCTCCCCGCCGCCGAGAAGAGCCTCCTCCAGTTGCTTGCCGGCACGGCATCCTGA
- a CDS encoding DegQ family serine endoprotease produces MNRHYKPLLAAVTALALLLGASQQTMAQATALPDFKNLVKNNAATVVNVSTEQNGEMVAELPPGMPDLPEGSPLNDFFRRFFENRPDQPQRVRSLGSGTVISSDGYILTNAHVVKDADRITVRFNDHREKPATLVGMDERSDVALLKVDAKDLPIAHLGDSDTLEVGEWVLAIGSPFGLEHTATAGIVSALGRNLPSDTYVPFIQTDVAVNPGNSGGPLFNTDGEVVGINSQIYSKTGGYMGLSFAIPINVAMKVVEQLKTTGHVERGWLGVMIQGVNQDLAESFGLERPRGALVAQVTPDSPAAKAGLEPGDVILGFAGEAIEQSSQLPPLVGDTRPGTEVGLRVLRGGKEREIKVTIEALTEETSAMAAPDGGKAVLKMAVRNLTREQRDAIKEGGRGVLVTGVEPGPAAEAGIRPGDVILNLDGKDVTDVGQLSGLIKELPHGKGLPLLIRRGDSNIFIALRLPDAD; encoded by the coding sequence ATGAACAGACACTACAAACCGCTGCTGGCCGCCGTGACCGCACTGGCTCTCCTGCTGGGCGCGTCCCAGCAGACCATGGCCCAGGCCACGGCGCTGCCCGATTTCAAGAACCTGGTGAAGAACAACGCCGCCACGGTCGTGAACGTCAGTACGGAACAGAATGGCGAGATGGTGGCGGAACTGCCTCCCGGCATGCCGGATCTCCCCGAGGGCAGTCCCTTGAACGACTTCTTCCGGCGCTTTTTCGAGAACCGTCCGGATCAGCCGCAGCGGGTCCGTTCCCTCGGCTCGGGGACGGTGATTTCCAGCGACGGCTACATCCTCACCAATGCCCACGTGGTCAAGGATGCCGATCGCATCACCGTGCGCTTCAACGACCACCGGGAGAAGCCGGCGACGCTGGTGGGCATGGACGAGCGCAGCGATGTGGCGCTGTTGAAAGTGGATGCAAAGGACCTGCCCATCGCGCACCTGGGCGATTCCGACACCCTCGAAGTCGGCGAGTGGGTACTCGCCATCGGCTCGCCCTTCGGTCTGGAACACACCGCGACCGCGGGTATCGTCAGCGCCCTGGGCCGCAACCTGCCCAGCGACACCTATGTCCCCTTCATCCAGACCGACGTGGCGGTGAACCCGGGCAACTCCGGCGGACCGCTGTTCAACACCGACGGGGAGGTGGTGGGCATCAACTCCCAGATCTACAGCAAGACCGGCGGTTACATGGGGCTCTCATTCGCCATTCCCATCAATGTGGCCATGAAAGTGGTCGAGCAGCTGAAGACCACCGGGCACGTGGAACGGGGCTGGCTCGGAGTGATGATCCAGGGCGTCAACCAGGACCTGGCCGAAAGCTTCGGGCTGGAGCGCCCCCGCGGCGCCCTGGTGGCCCAGGTGACGCCGGACAGCCCGGCCGCAAAGGCGGGCCTCGAGCCCGGTGACGTCATCCTCGGCTTCGCCGGCGAGGCCATCGAGCAATCCTCCCAGCTCCCGCCGCTGGTGGGCGACACGCGGCCCGGCACCGAGGTCGGCCTGCGGGTGCTCCGTGGCGGCAAGGAGCGGGAAATCAAGGTCACCATCGAGGCCCTGACCGAGGAGACCTCGGCGATGGCCGCCCCGGACGGCGGCAAGGCGGTGCTGAAGATGGCCGTCAGGAATCTTACCCGGGAACAGCGCGACGCGATCAAGGAAGGCGGGCGCGGCGTCCTGGTGACCGGTGTCGAACCGGGCCCCGCCGCCGAGGCCGGCATCCGTCCGGGCGATGTCATCCTGAACCTGGACGGCAAGGATGTCACCGACGTCGGCCAGCTGAGCGGGCTCATCAAGGAGTTGCCCCACGGCAAGGGCCTGCCGCTGCTGATCCGGCGTGGCGACAGCAATATCTTCATCGCCCTGCGGCTGCCGGACGCCGACTGA
- a CDS encoding carboxypeptidase-like regulatory domain-containing protein: MKVKTLLLMLMAGSLLAFGSALAAAMPVQTAGDIRYVSGGIGSDEVAAIKEQAGNYSLVLEFAERAGKRERYIADVAVDISGARGAPVLSVRTDGPFLLVDLPAGSYKVSATYKGNTQSRVIQVGSGTTHAGWSWEAVGAEDEPVRAADE; this comes from the coding sequence ATGAAGGTAAAAACACTGTTACTGATGCTGATGGCCGGCAGTCTCCTCGCGTTCGGGAGCGCGTTGGCGGCGGCGATGCCGGTGCAGACCGCCGGAGACATTCGCTATGTCAGCGGCGGCATCGGCAGCGACGAGGTGGCGGCGATCAAGGAGCAGGCCGGCAACTATTCGCTGGTGCTGGAATTCGCCGAACGGGCCGGGAAGCGGGAGCGCTACATCGCCGACGTGGCTGTGGACATCTCCGGAGCACGCGGTGCGCCGGTGCTGAGCGTCCGGACCGACGGGCCGTTCCTGCTGGTGGATCTGCCCGCGGGCAGCTACAAGGTCAGCGCCACCTACAAGGGAAATACCCAGTCCCGCGTCATCCAGGTCGGAAGCGGGACCACCCACGCCGGCTGGTCGTGGGAGGCGGTGGGAGCCGAAGACGAGCCGGTGCGGGCAGCGGACGAGTAG
- a CDS encoding transaldolase family protein: MDTTSRHPKTAAPERIPEPTRRHGMWLDGVSPALITSGELERLPFGEELAGTMLRLEDAIPGLAGESARVGGIRASTTLGSLHRHLYLELAAMTAERFLPVYRSSGGEQGLVSVEVHPRHALHAEELSAEVRHLRRLLVQPNVVVHVPGTPAGLAVVPQLVHAGVSVHVGLVFTAATLARVDAALLAALEARFDAGRPLGTISLFAGFRPIGPAAAGQIPGPECHCPATARQALLTWRRLQRSHRWSELYRYGARAPRLIWTGWTGAADRSPVCACLRAPDTHHALPLHTLVSRCPRDSGLTACPLAGEGAPEPAERTQRFSVDNADSRSFGRLQHEVLLQRQRRLEQRLRDAVAADRKGADEHG, encoded by the coding sequence ATGGACACGACTTCACGGCACCCGAAGACGGCGGCCCCGGAGCGGATCCCGGAACCGACCCGGCGCCACGGCATGTGGCTGGATGGCGTCAGCCCCGCGCTGATCACCTCCGGAGAGCTTGAACGGCTGCCGTTCGGGGAGGAACTGGCGGGCACCATGCTGCGGCTGGAGGACGCCATCCCCGGGCTGGCGGGTGAATCGGCACGGGTGGGAGGGATCCGGGCCAGTACCACACTGGGCTCGCTCCACCGGCATCTCTACCTGGAATTGGCGGCAATGACCGCGGAGCGTTTTCTACCCGTCTATCGCTCCAGCGGCGGTGAACAGGGCCTGGTGAGCGTCGAAGTCCATCCGCGCCACGCCCTGCACGCGGAGGAACTGTCCGCCGAGGTCCGCCATCTCCGCCGGCTGCTGGTTCAACCCAACGTGGTGGTGCATGTCCCGGGGACGCCGGCCGGCCTGGCCGTCGTGCCCCAGCTGGTCCATGCCGGCGTCAGCGTGCATGTGGGGCTGGTCTTCACGGCCGCGACCCTGGCCCGTGTCGATGCCGCCCTGCTCGCGGCGCTGGAGGCGCGATTCGATGCCGGGCGTCCCCTGGGCACCATCAGCCTGTTTGCGGGCTTCCGCCCGATCGGGCCTGCGGCGGCCGGGCAAATCCCGGGGCCGGAGTGCCATTGCCCCGCAACCGCCCGCCAGGCCCTCCTCACCTGGCGCCGCCTGCAACGCTCGCACCGCTGGAGCGAACTCTACCGCTATGGCGCGCGGGCGCCCCGGCTGATCTGGACCGGATGGACCGGTGCGGCTGACCGGTCACCGGTCTGTGCCTGTCTGCGGGCACCGGACACCCACCATGCACTGCCCCTCCACACCCTGGTGTCGCGCTGCCCGCGGGACAGCGGACTGACGGCCTGTCCACTGGCCGGAGAGGGCGCGCCGGAACCGGCCGAACGGACGCAGCGGTTCAGCGTGGACAACGCGGATAGCCGGTCATTCGGCAGGTTGCAGCACGAGGTCCTGCTGCAGCGTCAGCGCCGGCTCGAACAGCGCCTGCGGGATGCGGTAGCCGCAGACAGGAAGGGTGCGGATGAGCACGGTTGA
- a CDS encoding YfdX family protein gives MYNLKPKLLAVALLGAGLGTLVLPAQAAAIQEQVKVTSATHLGADEAAAISSAAAQVLRHVAEARAALHRKDGESARTQLGKVDRLLEIIGAALPTATVKDRIWVAKRHLEYEDSEQVLPDLIPIYSSLDEIQDLVPVQQAREHIDKAKQRLQKGDKQAADEELRAGDAALVYTEVDLPLQRTRNRIEAARTALDKGDSQAADTALQQAEDSVVYLSVSVDAPMARARESLWQATRDFTAGAVDSVRRDLAEADRYLHHAAQSMDETTRNTANHLVEELQAVKERLETGGSTVADSLSRLWEESAALAERAESYVDTGWQRLTYQPLGKDDLVEARLHVHFARIDQFTSHDSRQAGSELESALGYLDEAERHVAKTHRDEVKRLRGEVQQLMARVGDVGKSGIPVAQDYDRTIEQMSGLIRTL, from the coding sequence ATGTACAACCTGAAACCCAAGCTGCTTGCCGTCGCCTTGCTTGGCGCCGGCCTGGGAACGCTGGTCTTGCCGGCGCAGGCGGCCGCCATCCAGGAACAGGTCAAGGTGACCTCGGCAACCCACCTCGGCGCCGACGAGGCCGCGGCCATCTCCTCGGCCGCGGCCCAGGTGCTGCGGCACGTGGCCGAGGCCCGTGCCGCCCTCCACCGCAAGGACGGCGAGTCCGCCAGGACCCAGTTGGGCAAGGTGGACCGGCTGCTCGAGATCATCGGCGCGGCCCTGCCCACGGCCACGGTCAAGGATCGGATCTGGGTCGCCAAGCGACACCTGGAATACGAGGACAGCGAACAGGTGCTGCCCGATCTGATCCCCATCTACAGCTCCCTGGACGAGATCCAGGATCTGGTGCCGGTACAGCAGGCCAGGGAACATATCGACAAGGCGAAGCAGCGGCTGCAGAAGGGCGACAAGCAGGCCGCCGACGAGGAGTTGCGCGCCGGCGACGCGGCGCTGGTCTACACCGAGGTGGACTTGCCGCTGCAGCGCACCCGAAACCGGATCGAAGCGGCGCGGACCGCCCTGGACAAGGGGGACTCGCAGGCGGCCGATACGGCGTTGCAGCAGGCCGAGGACAGCGTGGTCTACCTGTCGGTCAGCGTTGATGCCCCCATGGCCCGGGCCCGGGAATCACTGTGGCAGGCCACCCGCGATTTCACGGCCGGTGCGGTGGACTCGGTGCGGCGCGACCTGGCCGAGGCCGATCGCTATCTGCATCACGCCGCCCAGTCCATGGACGAGACGACCCGGAATACTGCCAACCACCTGGTTGAGGAGCTGCAGGCGGTGAAGGAGCGGCTGGAAACGGGGGGGAGCACGGTGGCCGACAGCCTGTCGCGCCTGTGGGAGGAGTCCGCGGCCCTGGCCGAGCGGGCCGAGTCCTACGTGGATACGGGCTGGCAGCGCCTCACCTACCAGCCCCTGGGCAAGGACGACCTGGTGGAGGCGCGCCTGCACGTGCATTTCGCCCGCATCGACCAGTTCACCTCCCATGACTCGCGCCAGGCCGGCAGTGAGCTGGAGAGCGCCCTCGGATACCTGGACGAGGCGGAGCGCCACGTGGCCAAGACCCACCGCGACGAGGTGAAAAGACTGCGTGGCGAAGTGCAGCAACTGATGGCCCGGGTGGGCGATGTGGGCAAGTCGGGCATTCCTGTCGCCCAGGACTACGACCGGACGATCGAACAGATGAGCGGTCTCATCAGGACCCTGTGA
- a CDS encoding sensor histidine kinase translates to MLRSLLLRSAWLPAAITAILLVCSLALLVGASWRSLERLDPIHAHQLHLYRLQDLGLRLQEALVESLDTSADSGDVDFGALRRDLDRLLGGDDSLVQDTPSRLRRARILLDDLKRNPRTALIAALGELRTALVSEYRAHDTLLRDVQNNALLELRVSSALTVVIPLLGLMLLFLLRRRILLPLNNLRDLMAHLARQEYRSAATENVTPVLLPVFENYNHMVERLQELERHHRERQESLEAAVHRATATLLQQQRELARSERLAAVGEVAAGVAHELRNPLAGVQMALSGLHRDLTDAGHRDRIELILGEIKRLSRLLNDLLGQARTPPEPPVAVDLGRTLEELLELVRLQVPARVRLDAEVTPGLCCRLPEAGLRQAILNLLLNAAQAIGDREGHIHVTAACEAGQLRLSVADDGPGLPAELLQDGVRAFASWREGGTGLGLAMVQRFAREQDGRLELGAREPGGACVSLLLRCGTNADE, encoded by the coding sequence ATGCTTCGATCCCTGCTATTGCGTTCCGCCTGGCTGCCCGCGGCCATCACCGCCATACTGCTGGTCTGCAGCCTGGCGCTGCTGGTGGGCGCCTCCTGGCGCAGCCTGGAGCGGCTCGATCCCATCCATGCCCATCAGCTGCACCTCTACCGGCTCCAGGACCTCGGGCTGCGGCTCCAGGAAGCCCTGGTGGAGAGCCTCGACACCTCGGCGGATTCGGGAGACGTGGATTTCGGCGCCTTGCGCAGGGATCTGGATCGGCTGCTGGGCGGCGACGATAGCCTGGTGCAGGACACCCCGTCGCGCCTGCGCCGGGCCCGTATCCTGCTGGACGACCTGAAGCGCAATCCCAGGACCGCCCTCATCGCCGCCCTGGGCGAGCTGCGCACGGCGCTGGTGTCGGAATACCGTGCCCACGACACGCTGCTGCGCGATGTGCAGAACAACGCGCTGCTGGAGCTGCGGGTCTCCTCGGCCCTGACCGTCGTCATCCCGCTGCTCGGTCTGATGCTTCTGTTCCTGCTCCGGCGCCGCATCCTTCTGCCCCTGAACAACCTCCGCGATCTCATGGCCCACCTGGCGCGCCAGGAGTACCGGAGCGCCGCGACAGAAAACGTCACGCCCGTCCTGCTCCCCGTATTCGAGAATTACAATCACATGGTCGAACGGTTGCAGGAGCTGGAGCGGCACCACCGGGAACGGCAGGAGTCACTCGAGGCCGCCGTCCATCGCGCCACCGCCACCCTGCTCCAGCAGCAGCGGGAACTGGCCCGTTCCGAGCGTCTCGCGGCGGTGGGTGAGGTGGCCGCCGGGGTGGCCCACGAACTGCGCAACCCCCTCGCGGGGGTGCAGATGGCGTTGAGCGGCCTGCACCGGGATCTCACCGATGCCGGCCACCGGGATCGGATCGAACTGATTCTGGGCGAGATCAAGCGCCTCTCCCGACTGCTCAACGATCTGCTGGGCCAGGCCCGCACGCCACCGGAGCCCCCGGTGGCGGTGGATCTCGGGCGGACACTGGAGGAACTGCTGGAACTGGTGCGTCTGCAGGTGCCGGCACGGGTGCGGCTCGACGCGGAGGTCACGCCGGGACTGTGTTGCCGGTTGCCGGAGGCCGGTCTGCGCCAGGCGATACTGAACCTGCTGCTCAACGCCGCCCAGGCGATCGGCGATCGGGAGGGGCATATTCACGTGACGGCCGCCTGCGAGGCCGGCCAACTGCGCCTGTCCGTCGCCGACGACGGCCCGGGGCTGCCCGCCGAGCTGCTGCAGGACGGGGTACGGGCGTTCGCGAGCTGGCGCGAGGGCGGCACCGGCCTCGGACTGGCCATGGTGCAGCGCTTTGCCCGGGAGCAGGATGGCCGCCTGGAACTGGGCGCCCGCGAGCCAGGGGGCGCCTGTGTGAGTCTGCTATTGCGCTGCGGGACGAATGCCGATGAGTGA
- a CDS encoding sigma-54-dependent transcriptional regulator: protein MSETLLVIEDETLVGSELQRHYRRGGWEVVLARSLAEARRSLVDQQLEPLVVISDMSLPDGNALDLLESLAPARGGGEWIFLTGYGSVPDSVRALRLGAYDFLEKPCDLERLDVVVAGAGRSARAQRRLRDEAAARSRRYAPASFAGRSPAAQSVRKMLERLTRVPFSALVITGETGTGKGLAARILHHAGTRADGPLVEVNCAALPHELLESELFGHEPGAFTGAKGRRRGLMEQASGGTLFLDEIAELDPELQAKLLRAVEDQRIRRLGGDREISVDLQILAATNRDLETMVAEGDFRNDLYHRLSVFRLELPPLRSRKADLEDLVPLFVAEFNAKSGRRVRNFPDPLWERLRAHDWPGNVRELRNVVERCVLFSDGEEFPLEWLQLGSPAGAVAALPAGAGSEGVFLPLDGSMAIEDMDRHIIRTALEKHDFNVSATARALGTTRETLRYRVQKYHLLPDSD, encoded by the coding sequence ATGAGTGAGACATTGCTGGTCATCGAGGACGAGACGCTGGTGGGCAGCGAGCTCCAGCGCCACTACCGGCGTGGCGGCTGGGAGGTGGTGCTGGCACGCAGCCTGGCCGAGGCGCGCCGGAGCCTGGTGGACCAGCAGCTGGAGCCCCTGGTGGTCATCAGCGACATGAGCCTGCCCGACGGCAATGCGCTCGATCTGCTGGAAAGCCTCGCTCCGGCGCGAGGCGGCGGGGAGTGGATCTTCCTTACCGGCTACGGCAGCGTGCCGGATTCGGTGCGCGCCCTGCGTCTCGGCGCCTACGACTTCCTGGAGAAGCCCTGCGACCTGGAGCGGCTGGACGTGGTGGTGGCGGGCGCCGGCCGCAGCGCCCGGGCCCAGCGGCGGCTGCGCGACGAGGCCGCCGCCCGCAGCCGCCGCTATGCGCCCGCCTCCTTCGCCGGCCGCAGTCCGGCGGCGCAGTCGGTGCGCAAGATGCTCGAACGACTCACCCGGGTACCCTTCAGCGCCCTGGTGATCACCGGAGAGACCGGCACCGGCAAGGGACTGGCCGCCCGCATCCTCCATCATGCCGGCACCCGTGCCGACGGCCCGCTGGTGGAGGTCAACTGCGCCGCCCTGCCCCATGAACTGCTGGAATCGGAGCTGTTCGGCCACGAGCCGGGCGCCTTCACCGGGGCCAAGGGCCGGCGGCGCGGGCTGATGGAGCAAGCCAGCGGCGGCACCCTGTTTCTCGACGAGATCGCGGAGCTCGATCCCGAGCTCCAGGCCAAGCTGCTGCGAGCCGTGGAGGATCAGCGTATCCGCCGGCTGGGCGGCGACCGGGAGATCAGCGTGGATCTCCAGATCCTGGCCGCCACCAACCGGGACCTCGAAACGATGGTCGCGGAAGGCGACTTCCGCAACGACCTGTACCATCGCCTCAGCGTGTTCCGCCTGGAACTGCCCCCGCTGCGTTCCCGCAAGGCCGACCTGGAGGATCTCGTGCCCCTGTTCGTGGCGGAGTTCAATGCCAAGTCCGGGCGCCGGGTAAGGAACTTTCCGGATCCCCTGTGGGAGCGGCTGCGGGCCCACGACTGGCCCGGCAACGTGCGCGAGCTGCGCAACGTGGTGGAGCGCTGCGTGCTGTTCTCGGACGGCGAGGAGTTCCCCCTCGAATGGCTGCAGCTGGGCAGTCCGGCCGGGGCGGTCGCCGCCCTTCCCGCCGGAGCCGGCTCCGAAGGGGTGTTTCTGCCGCTGGACGGGAGCATGGCCATCGAGGACATGGACCGCCACATCATCCGCACCGCCCTGGAGAAGCACGACTTCAACGTCTCCGCCACGGCCCGGGCGCTCGGAACCACCCGCGAAACACTCCGCTACCGGGTCCAGAAGTACCACCTGCTGCCGGATTCCGACTGA
- a CDS encoding glycoside hydrolase family 15 protein: protein MSTVEEQAMEAPGKPGLTPTWTDSRKQLVGCSLGASRLWFTVAGGIVTEVYHPRIDIPQVRDLGFIVADGRGFWVEVKRLPAPDLSLARPGVPALQVMHRHPRFALTLRVVPDADRDVLLLEVTLEGDGDLRPYVLLAPHLGGTGLGNRAAAGRHRGRNVLWAEQGPFGLALAAVAAGQSDGCGPGSAGYVGVSDGWQDFRRNGRMAWHYRCAGPGNVALLAPLERRSTVALGIATSREAAATLAFSALARPFATAWQRQVRDWSQRLAAHGGVPAAGDPALPEALENCLAASALVLRCHQDRIYPGAMVASLSIPWGESRDDRGGYHLVWPRDLVECAGALLALGAAGEARDVLCYLIASQYADGHWSQNQWLGGKPYWDGVQLDEAAFPVLLAAALEEQDARDGIEVATMVRRALGFIIRHGPASEQDRWEEDSGVSPFTLAVCIAALVAGAGFLDQEERDTALAVADFWNTRLESWTAVQGTGLARRYDVAGYYVRVAPAEVVQERGALDRRLPIRNRAHDPGLPASEQVGLEFLQLVRFGLRLPGEPLVRDSVRIADALLRADTPRGPAWHRYNGDGYGEHPDGRPFDGAGRGRAWPLLTGERGHYALAAGEDPLPYLLAMAAMAGPFGLLPEQVWDAAPPADAEHPAGRPTGAAMPLAWAHAELVKLQASRRLGRPFDRPAPVWRRYGGRPPAPTLAVWTPWAPIRTLWRGERLCVCLPEAGVVHWGRNGWREVRDVATVPAGFGLHRALLTDAGLGSGETVELTWRGELTGWSGQEVVIGVREPGQ, encoded by the coding sequence ATGAGCACGGTTGAGGAGCAGGCCATGGAGGCGCCGGGAAAGCCGGGGCTGACGCCCACCTGGACCGACAGCCGCAAACAGCTGGTGGGTTGCAGCCTGGGCGCGTCGAGGCTCTGGTTCACCGTCGCCGGCGGCATCGTCACCGAGGTCTACCACCCGCGCATCGATATCCCCCAGGTGCGCGATCTCGGTTTCATCGTGGCCGACGGGCGGGGATTCTGGGTGGAGGTGAAGCGGCTACCGGCGCCCGACCTGAGCCTGGCCCGGCCCGGGGTGCCCGCACTGCAGGTGATGCACCGCCATCCCCGCTTCGCACTCACCCTCCGGGTGGTCCCGGACGCGGATCGGGATGTGCTCCTGCTGGAGGTGACGCTCGAGGGTGACGGGGACTTGCGCCCCTACGTCCTGCTGGCGCCCCACCTGGGTGGCACGGGGCTCGGCAACCGCGCCGCGGCGGGGCGTCACCGCGGCCGCAATGTGCTGTGGGCGGAGCAGGGACCGTTCGGGCTGGCCCTGGCGGCGGTGGCTGCGGGACAGTCGGATGGGTGCGGACCGGGCAGTGCCGGGTACGTGGGCGTCAGCGACGGTTGGCAGGATTTCAGGCGCAATGGCCGGATGGCCTGGCACTACCGGTGTGCGGGACCCGGCAATGTCGCTCTGCTGGCGCCCCTCGAGCGCCGCTCGACCGTGGCCCTCGGCATCGCCACCAGCCGGGAGGCGGCCGCCACCCTGGCCTTCAGTGCCCTGGCCCGGCCATTCGCCACGGCTTGGCAGCGGCAGGTGCGCGACTGGTCGCAGCGCCTTGCCGCCCATGGCGGCGTTCCGGCCGCCGGTGATCCCGCCCTGCCGGAAGCACTGGAGAACTGCCTGGCGGCCTCCGCACTGGTTCTGCGCTGCCACCAGGACCGCATCTATCCGGGCGCCATGGTGGCGAGTCTGAGCATTCCCTGGGGCGAGTCCCGCGATGACCGCGGCGGCTATCACCTGGTCTGGCCACGGGACCTGGTGGAGTGCGCCGGCGCCCTGCTCGCCCTTGGCGCCGCCGGCGAGGCGCGGGATGTGCTGTGCTACCTCATCGCCTCCCAGTATGCCGATGGCCACTGGTCGCAGAACCAGTGGCTGGGCGGCAAGCCCTACTGGGACGGCGTGCAACTGGACGAGGCGGCGTTTCCGGTCCTGCTGGCCGCCGCCCTGGAGGAGCAGGACGCCAGGGACGGCATCGAAGTCGCCACGATGGTGCGCCGGGCGCTCGGCTTCATCATTCGCCACGGCCCCGCATCGGAGCAAGATCGCTGGGAGGAGGACAGCGGGGTCAGCCCCTTCACCCTGGCGGTCTGTATCGCGGCGCTGGTGGCGGGGGCCGGGTTCCTGGACCAGGAAGAGCGCGACACCGCCCTGGCGGTGGCCGATTTCTGGAATACCCGCCTGGAAAGCTGGACCGCCGTACAGGGAACGGGGTTGGCGCGGCGCTACGATGTGGCTGGTTACTACGTGCGGGTTGCCCCGGCGGAGGTCGTGCAGGAACGCGGCGCGCTCGACCGCCGCCTGCCCATCCGCAACCGCGCCCACGACCCGGGCCTGCCGGCCAGCGAACAGGTGGGCCTCGAGTTCCTGCAGCTGGTGCGCTTCGGCCTGCGCCTGCCCGGTGAACCCCTGGTGCGCGACAGCGTCAGGATCGCCGACGCCCTGCTGCGGGCCGACACCCCCCGCGGACCGGCGTGGCACCGCTACAACGGCGACGGCTACGGCGAGCATCCCGACGGGCGCCCCTTCGACGGCGCCGGACGCGGCCGGGCCTGGCCACTCCTCACCGGTGAACGGGGCCACTACGCCCTGGCAGCGGGCGAGGATCCCCTCCCCTACCTCCTGGCGATGGCGGCCATGGCCGGTCCGTTCGGCCTGTTGCCGGAGCAGGTCTGGGACGCGGCGCCGCCCGCCGACGCTGAACACCCGGCGGGCCGTCCGACCGGGGCGGCGATGCCGCTGGCCTGGGCCCACGCGGAGCTGGTGAAGCTGCAGGCATCCAGGCGGCTCGGCCGGCCGTTCGATCGGCCGGCCCCGGTCTGGCGGCGCTATGGCGGCCGGCCGCCGGCGCCGACCCTGGCCGTGTGGACCCCCTGGGCGCCCATACGGACCCTGTGGCGGGGGGAGCGACTGTGCGTCTGCCTGCCCGAGGCGGGAGTGGTGCACTGGGGGCGGAACGGCTGGCGGGAGGTGCGGGACGTGGCGACCGTGCCGGCCGGTTTCGGCCTGCACCGGGCGCTGCTGACGGATGCCGGCCTCGGCAGCGGGGAGACCGTCGAGCTGACCTGGCGCGGGGAGTTGACGGGCTGGTCCGGCCAGGAGGTGGTGATCGGGGTGCGCGAACCGGGGCAGTAA
- a CDS encoding YidH family protein, with protein sequence MINHYRDHAANERTFLAWVRTGITVMMLGFLVEKFDIFLAAVAVETHGLQGVQQHGNGSWLVSLSLVCLGIVMNVCAALRFFRTGRELEGEAPARFRSRLLGIGLPSSMVLFGLYLLAYLTRIL encoded by the coding sequence ATGATCAATCACTACCGCGACCACGCAGCCAATGAGCGCACCTTCCTGGCCTGGGTCCGCACCGGCATCACGGTGATGATGCTCGGTTTCCTGGTGGAGAAATTCGATATTTTCCTGGCGGCCGTCGCGGTGGAGACCCACGGCCTGCAGGGTGTCCAGCAGCACGGCAACGGGAGCTGGCTGGTAAGCCTCTCCCTGGTCTGCCTGGGAATCGTCATGAACGTCTGTGCGGCATTGCGCTTCTTCCGCACCGGGCGGGAACTGGAGGGCGAGGCGCCGGCCCGCTTCCGCAGCCGTCTGCTCGGTATCGGTCTGCCCTCGTCCATGGTCCTGTTCGGGCTCTACCTGCTGGCCTACCTGACCCGCATTCTGTAA